From Sceloporus undulatus isolate JIND9_A2432 ecotype Alabama chromosome 6, SceUnd_v1.1, whole genome shotgun sequence, one genomic window encodes:
- the STEAP1 gene encoding metalloreductase STEAP1 translates to MDVDEDQKMDPERTWENLNNSVMDLQAAGSPEASDFPHIHPRIYIDEFDAPPNKHCKHDLFPRWHLPAKIALVLSLLTFMYTCLRDVIHPFVTAQENVFYKIPILVINKVLPVVSITLLALVYLPGILAAGFQLYYRTKYRRFPQWLDRWMLSRKQFGLLSFFFASMHACYSLCYPMRRSYRYKLLNWAYQQVKQKKENAWIEHDVWRMEIYVSLGILGLAIMAVLAVSSIPSVSHSLTWREFHYIQSNMGYLALLLCTVHALIFAWNKWVDIGQFVWYTPPTFMIAVILPILVLACKCVLLFPCLRESLQKIRSGFGANTVTSRTEIVSKL, encoded by the exons ATGGATGTGGATGAAGATCAGAAAATGGATCCTGAAAGAACTTGGGAGAATTTGAACAATTCG gTAATGGATTTACAAGCAGCTGGCTCACCTGAAGCATCTGATTTCCCCCATATTCATCCAAGAATCTATATAGATGAGTTTGACGCTCCTCCCAATAAGCACTGTAAACATGACCTTTTCCCTAGATGGCATTTACCAGCAAAGATAGCCCTGGTATTATCTTTGTTAACCTTTATGTACACTTGTCTAAGGGATGTCATCCATCCCTTTGTAACTGctcaagaaaatgtgttttataaAATTCCAATCCTGGTCATCAACAAAGTCTTGCCTGTGGTTTCTATTACCCTTTTGGCCTTGGTTTATTTGCCGGGAATATTGGCTGCAGGTTTCCAATTATATTATAGAACAAAGTACAGACGTTTTCCACAATGGCTGGATAGATGGATGTTATCCAGAAAACAGTTTGGACTTCTCAGCTTCTTCTTTGCCTCCATGCATGCCTGCTACAGTTTGTGCTATCCAATGAGGAGATCTTACAGATACAAACTCTTAAACTGGGCATATCAACAg GTGAAGCAGAAAAAGGAGAATGCCTGGATTGAACATGATGTCTGGAGAATGGAAATTTATGTGTCtctaggaattctgggacttgctaTCATGGCTGTGCTGGCAGTATCTTCAATTCCATCTGTCAGCCACTCACTGACCTGGAGAGAGTTTCATTACATTCAG agcaACATGGGATATTTAGCACTGCTGCTATGCACTGTTCATGCCCTAATATTTGCTTGGAACAAATGGGTTGACATAGGCCAGTTTGTATGGTATACTCCCCCTACATTTATGATAGCAGTTATTCTTCCAATTTTGGTTTTGGCTTGTAAatgcgtcctccttttcccatgcCTCAGGGAAAGTCTACAGAAGATAAGATCTGGCTTTGGTGCTAACACAGTGACAAGTAGGACAGAGATAGTTTCCAAACTGTAG